In Microvirga sp. 17 mud 1-3, the genomic window GCGGTCTCGTCCCCACGCCCCGGGCGCTCGAACTCCGTGAGCGGGTCGGGTCTCTCGTGCAGGACGTGGAGGCGGTTCTACGCCCTGTCGAGGCGCTCGATCTCCAAAAGCTCGTCCGGACGTTTACGCTGCGGACCGGCGAGGGCTTCGCCGAGAATTTCGGGCCAAGCCTCCTGGCACGCGTCACTGCGGCCGCTCCCGGAGTGCGGCTGCGCTTCATGCCGAAGCCGGACAAGGACAGTACATCCCTTCGCGACGGGACCGTCGATCTCGAAACGGGAGTCGTCGGGAAGGCGACTGGTCCGGAGGTACGTGCACAAAGCTTGTTCCGGGACCGGTTCGTCGGTGTCGTGCGGCAGGGGCACCCGCTGAGCAAGGACGAGATCACCCCCGCCCGTTATGCGGCCGGGCGGCACATTCTTGTTTCGCGGCGAGGGCTAGACAGGGGGCCGATCGATGATGCTCTGGTGCCGTTCGGGCTCGAACGGGAGATCGTTACGATCGTCGGGGGCTTCTCGACCGCGCTGGCTCTCGCGCGGGTCTCCGATCTGATCGCCAGCGTCCCCGAACGACATACCGGCAACCTGCGCGCCGGGATGTACAGCTTCCCCCTCCCGGTCCCCATGCCGGAGGTTACGGTCTCGTTGCTCTGGCATCCGCGGCTCGATGCCGATCCGGCCCATCGCTGGCTGCGCGGATGTGTTCGAGACGTTTGCGACACGCAGCGGCATGGTGCGCCGCCGATGCCCCAAACCGGCCGCTCCCTTTAGAGCAAGGTGGAAGCGTGGCGCTGCCTGCGCCTGT contains:
- a CDS encoding LysR family transcriptional regulator, which translates into the protein MPRPDLNLLVTLDVLLTEGSVARAARRLRLSPSAMSRALARLRETMGDPLLVRAGRGLVPTPRALELRERVGSLVQDVEAVLRPVEALDLQKLVRTFTLRTGEGFAENFGPSLLARVTAAAPGVRLRFMPKPDKDSTSLRDGTVDLETGVVGKATGPEVRAQSLFRDRFVGVVRQGHPLSKDEITPARYAAGRHILVSRRGLDRGPIDDALVPFGLEREIVTIVGGFSTALALARVSDLIASVPERHTGNLRAGMYSFPLPVPMPEVTVSLLWHPRLDADPAHRWLRGCVRDVCDTQRHGAPPMPQTGRSL